A region from the Gossypium hirsutum isolate 1008001.06 chromosome A08, Gossypium_hirsutum_v2.1, whole genome shotgun sequence genome encodes:
- the LOC107950900 gene encoding uncharacterized protein isoform X2, producing the protein MEDSVRLQSFDQLPSAAQFASQIESRNVPAVFVGCVKDWKAVSKWNPSNGGLGYLEERVGSFMVEAMLSQTAPVFYGDLRSHERVPLPFSTFIAFCKWHRQNVGNSCSINSNSQGHQLEESDTEQGCSPFVDAAPKQIYLAQIPIINAENEERVQLETLQEDIQLPAILEEKNLSSINLWMNIAQARSSAHYDPHHNLLCIITGRKQVVLWPPSASPMLYPMPIYGEASNHSSVALENPDFSIHPRAQCSMEYSQKVTLQAGDALFIPEGWFHQVDSDELTIAVNYWWRSSIMSSLADHMDAYHLRRILRRLTDREMDQVLLKGSTPTWRQESNVDHSLDQAGQSKDLKRKEQEQHSLLLHELRPCALQALHELVALVHDRVNASDQNQPVSSDSTNGLMCSKTNEQDKTLTTEIFHLEEDPVAKNLWILEPGIFKDIFVAMAHNFPRTLEALVLHLLSPVGAEVLTRKFDEIDQQNTEENRNKFYQIFYGVFDNQFAAMDAILNGKESFARQVIGSMEI; encoded by the exons ATGGAAGACTCTGTACGACTCCAGAGCTTCGATCAACTCCCATCAGCTGCACAGTTCGCCTCTCAGATTGAATCTCGAAATGTTCCCGCC GTGTTCGTTGGATGCGTTAAGGACTGGAAAGCCGTTTCCAAGTGGAATCCTTCTAATGGAGGCCTCGGTTATCTGGAG GAACGGGTAGGATCATTCATGGTGGAGGCTATGTTATCTCAAACTGCACCGGTGTTTTACGGTGATCTTAGAAGCCATGAGAGG GTTCCATTACCATTTTCCACTTTTATTGCCTTTTGTAAATGGCATAGGCAAAATGTCGGTAATTCTTGCAGTATTAATTCTAATTCACAAGGGCATCAACTTGAAGAATCTGACACAGAGCAAGGCTGTTCACCATTTGTAGATGCTGCTCCAAAACAAATCTACCTAGCACAG ATTCCAATTATAAATGCTGAGAATGAAGAGAGAGTTCAATTGGAAACTCTACAGGAGGACATTCAGTTG CCTGCAATTTTGGAGGAAAAAAATCTTTCTTCAATTAATTTGTGGATGAACATTGCTCAAGCTAGATCAAGTGCTCACTATGACCCTCACCATAATCTTCTATGTATAATCACTGGAAGAAAACAAG TTGTTTTATGGCCCCCTTCTGCAAGTCCTATGCTATATCCCATGCCTATATATGGGGAGGCCTCAAACCATAG CTCTGTTGCTTTGGAAAACCCTGATTTTTCAATTCATCCAAGAGCACAATGTTCCATGGAATACTCTCAGAAGGTTACTCTTCAAGCGGGAGATGCACTTTTCATTCCCGAAGGCTG GTTCCACCAAGTAGATAGCGATGAGTTGACTATTGCTGTTAATTATTGGTGGCGCTCCAGCATAATGTCTAGCTTGGCAGACCACATGGATGCATATCATTTGCGCAGAATACTTAGAAG ATTGACAGACAGAGAAATG GATCAAGTGCTTCTGAAGGGTTCTACTCCTACGTGGAGACAGGAGA GTAATGTAGACCATAGCTTGGATCAGGCTGGGCAGAGCAaggatttgaaaaggaaagaacaagaaCAACATAGCCTTCTTTTGCATGAATTGAGACCCTGTGCTCTCCAGGCCCTTCATGAACTGGTTGCTTTAGTTCATGACCGTGTTAATGCTTCTGATCAAAATCAACCAGTGTCGTCTGATTCAACAAATGGATTGATGTGTTCTAAGACAAATGAGCAAGATAAAACTTTAACAACTGAAATATTTCATTTAGAAGAAGATCCTGTAGCTAAAAATCTTTGGATCCTTGAACCAGGCATCTTTAAGGATATTTTTGTTGCCATGGCG CATAACTTCCCCAGAACTTTGGAAGCTCTAGTACTGCACTTACTTTCACCAGTGGGGGCGGAAGTCCTTACACGGAAGTTTGATGAGATAGATCAGCAGAACACCGAAGAAAATCG GAACAAATTCTACCAGATATTCTATGGGGTATTTGATAACCAATTTGCAGCAATGGATGCTATTTTAAATGGGAAAGAATCATTTGCACGCCAG
- the LOC107950900 gene encoding uncharacterized protein isoform X1, with translation MEDSVRLQSFDQLPSAAQFASQIESRNVPAVFVGCVKDWKAVSKWNPSNGGLGYLEERVGSFMVEAMLSQTAPVFYGDLRSHERVPLPFSTFIAFCKWHRQNVGNSCSINSNSQGHQLEESDTEQGCSPFVDAAPKQIYLAQIPIINAENEERVQLETLQEDIQLPAILEEKNLSSINLWMNIAQARSSAHYDPHHNLLCIITGRKQVVLWPPSASPMLYPMPIYGEASNHSSVALENPDFSIHPRAQCSMEYSQKVTLQAGDALFIPEGWFHQVDSDELTIAVNYWWRSSIMSSLADHMDAYHLRRILRRLTDREMDQVLLKGSTPTWRQESNVDHSLDQAGQSKDLKRKEQEQHSLLLHELRPCALQALHELVALVHDRVNASDQNQPVSSDSTNGLMCSKTNEQDKTLTTEIFHLEEDPVAKNLWILEPGIFKDIFVAMAHNFPRTLEALVLHLLSPVGAEVLTRKFDEIDQQNTEENRNKFYQIFYGVFDNQFAAMDAILNGKESFARQAFKNVLDKYVGGNFDVPKLSVGRDIS, from the exons ATGGAAGACTCTGTACGACTCCAGAGCTTCGATCAACTCCCATCAGCTGCACAGTTCGCCTCTCAGATTGAATCTCGAAATGTTCCCGCC GTGTTCGTTGGATGCGTTAAGGACTGGAAAGCCGTTTCCAAGTGGAATCCTTCTAATGGAGGCCTCGGTTATCTGGAG GAACGGGTAGGATCATTCATGGTGGAGGCTATGTTATCTCAAACTGCACCGGTGTTTTACGGTGATCTTAGAAGCCATGAGAGG GTTCCATTACCATTTTCCACTTTTATTGCCTTTTGTAAATGGCATAGGCAAAATGTCGGTAATTCTTGCAGTATTAATTCTAATTCACAAGGGCATCAACTTGAAGAATCTGACACAGAGCAAGGCTGTTCACCATTTGTAGATGCTGCTCCAAAACAAATCTACCTAGCACAG ATTCCAATTATAAATGCTGAGAATGAAGAGAGAGTTCAATTGGAAACTCTACAGGAGGACATTCAGTTG CCTGCAATTTTGGAGGAAAAAAATCTTTCTTCAATTAATTTGTGGATGAACATTGCTCAAGCTAGATCAAGTGCTCACTATGACCCTCACCATAATCTTCTATGTATAATCACTGGAAGAAAACAAG TTGTTTTATGGCCCCCTTCTGCAAGTCCTATGCTATATCCCATGCCTATATATGGGGAGGCCTCAAACCATAG CTCTGTTGCTTTGGAAAACCCTGATTTTTCAATTCATCCAAGAGCACAATGTTCCATGGAATACTCTCAGAAGGTTACTCTTCAAGCGGGAGATGCACTTTTCATTCCCGAAGGCTG GTTCCACCAAGTAGATAGCGATGAGTTGACTATTGCTGTTAATTATTGGTGGCGCTCCAGCATAATGTCTAGCTTGGCAGACCACATGGATGCATATCATTTGCGCAGAATACTTAGAAG ATTGACAGACAGAGAAATG GATCAAGTGCTTCTGAAGGGTTCTACTCCTACGTGGAGACAGGAGA GTAATGTAGACCATAGCTTGGATCAGGCTGGGCAGAGCAaggatttgaaaaggaaagaacaagaaCAACATAGCCTTCTTTTGCATGAATTGAGACCCTGTGCTCTCCAGGCCCTTCATGAACTGGTTGCTTTAGTTCATGACCGTGTTAATGCTTCTGATCAAAATCAACCAGTGTCGTCTGATTCAACAAATGGATTGATGTGTTCTAAGACAAATGAGCAAGATAAAACTTTAACAACTGAAATATTTCATTTAGAAGAAGATCCTGTAGCTAAAAATCTTTGGATCCTTGAACCAGGCATCTTTAAGGATATTTTTGTTGCCATGGCG CATAACTTCCCCAGAACTTTGGAAGCTCTAGTACTGCACTTACTTTCACCAGTGGGGGCGGAAGTCCTTACACGGAAGTTTGATGAGATAGATCAGCAGAACACCGAAGAAAATCG GAACAAATTCTACCAGATATTCTATGGGGTATTTGATAACCAATTTGCAGCAATGGATGCTATTTTAAATGGGAAAGAATCATTTGCACGCCAG